TCAATGTGACGCCGCCAGCGCTGTCCATGCGCCTGCGCAAGCTGGAGGCCACGCTGGGCCTGGCGCTCGCCACCCGCACCGCCCGCCGCTTGAGCCTCACGCCCGAGGGCGAGCGCTTTGCGCAGGAAGGCGCGGCGCTGCTGGCGCAACTGGAGGCACTGCCCGAGTCGTTCCGCCGGGAAGACAGCCGCCTGACGGGCACGCTGCGCGTCGCCGCGCCCTTCGGCTATGGCCGGCACCACGTGGCGCCGGTGCTTGCGCGCTTTGCGCAGTGCCATCCCGGCTTGCGCCTGCAGCTGGATCTGCGCGAGGTGCCCTGGCCGGACAAGCATGACTCGGACGCGGTAGTGCATATCGGCGCCGTGCGGGACTCATCCTGGATTGCCCGCACGCTCGCCCCCAATGAACGCTGGCTGTGCGCAAGCCCGGCTTACCTGCGCGCCCACGGCACGCCGCAAGAGCCGCGCGACTTGCTGGGGCACGCTTGCATCTGCATTCGCGAGAACGACGAGGACGTGACGCTGTGGCGTTTCCGCCGGGCGGGTTCCGGCACTGCGCGGCGGCCATCGGCCCGCGAAACGCTGCGCGTTGTCCCGGCCTTTACGACCAACGATGGCAGCGTGGCGCGCCAGTGGGCGGAACAGGGGCTTGGCCTGGTGCTGCGCTCAGAGTGGGATACGGCGGATGCGGTGGCGCGCG
The Cupriavidus basilensis DNA segment above includes these coding regions:
- a CDS encoding LysR family transcriptional regulator, giving the protein MIQIEDLRLVEALAQAPSLSAAARALNVTPPALSMRLRKLEATLGLALATRTARRLSLTPEGERFAQEGAALLAQLEALPESFRREDSRLTGTLRVAAPFGYGRHHVAPVLARFAQCHPGLRLQLDLREVPWPDKHDSDAVVHIGAVRDSSWIARTLAPNERWLCASPAYLRAHGTPQEPRDLLGHACICIRENDEDVTLWRFRRAGSGTARRPSARETLRVVPAFTTNDGSVARQWAEQGLGLVLRSEWDTADAVARGTLVRVLAGWEFDSAPVTLLVPTRRGRTARVQALMQFFEEALGKPGPLPPR